A stretch of DNA from Microbacterium croceum:
GCGTCGCGGGCTCGATCGGGGTCGACGCGGCGGCAACCTGCTCGGCGGTGCCGCGCCGTCGCCGCGGGCGCGGTGCTCCGGGGCCGTAGCCGACGAGGAGCTTCGGCTCTTCCTCAGGGCTCTCGTCCGTCTCGGGGCTTGTGTCGATGGCCTCGCCGGCATCGGCATCGGCATCGGCATCGGCATCCGCATCCGGTACCCGGTCGAGTGCGCCGGACGCGATGCTGATGATGGCGGCGCCGACGTCGACGGTGTCGCCCTCGGCGACGTGCAGCGCCACGACCTCGCCGGCGAACGGTGAGGGCAGCTCCACGAGGGACTTCGCCGTCTCGATCTCGACGATGATCTGATTGGTCGTGACGGTGTCTCCCGGCTGCACGGCCCAGGAGACGATCTCCGCCTCGGTGAGCCCCTCCCCGACGTCGGGGAGGGCGAACTGCTGGATCTCTGCCATGTCTTCCTCGATGTTCAGTAGGTGAAGCTGCGATCGATGGCGTCGAGCATGCGGTCGACACCGGGGAGCCAGTCGCGTTCGAGTCGGCTGGCCGGGTAGGGAGTGTCGTATCCGGTCACCCGGATGCCGGGGGCGGCCATCGAGTAGAAGAGCGCATCCTGCACGCGGGCGATGATCTCGGCGCCGAGGCCGGCGGTCTGCGAGGCCTCGTGAGCGACGACGAGCCGACCCGTGCGTTCGACGGAGGCGAGGATCGTGGCATCGTCGATCGGAGACAGGCTGCGCAGATCGATCACCTCCACCGAGCGGCCGTCGAGTGCTGCCTCCTCTGCGACCTTCACGGCGGTCGGCACGAGCGCGCCGTACGTGACGAGCGTCAGATCGTGTCCTGCACGGACCACTCTGGCTGTGCCGAGCGGCAGGGGCGTCGCGTCACGATCGACGTCGCCCTTGAGCCAGTAGTTGTGTTTGGGCTCGAGGAACACCACCGGGTCCTCGCTCTGCACAGCGAGCCGGATGAGGTCGAACGCCTCCTGCGCGGACGAGGGGCACACCACCCGCAGCCCCGCCGTGTGCGCGAAGTAGGCCTCCGGCGATTCCGAGTGGTGCTCGATCGCGCCGATACCGCCGCCGAAAGGGATGCGGATGACGACGGGGAGCGACACCATGCCCTCCGAACGATGACGGTACTTGGCGAGCTGGGTGATGATCTGGTTCATCGCGGGGAACACGAATCCGTCGAACTGGATCTCGCACACCGGGCGATATCCGGCCATCGCGAGGCCGATCGCGCTGCCGACGATGCCGGCCTCCCCCAAGGGCGAATCGACGACCCGCAGCTCTCCGAACTCCTGCTGCAGGCCGTCGGTGACCCGGAAGACGCCGCCGAGGCGTCCGACGTCCTCGCCGATGAGCATCACCCGGTCGTGCTCGGTGAGCAGCGAGCGGAGTCCGTCGTTCAGGGCGCGGGCGATCGCGGTGCTCACGAGGCCACCTCCTCGCCGGCGGCGACGAAGGCGAGGTGCGCGTCCAACTGCTGAGCCAGCTCCGCCGGCATCTCGGCGAGCGTGTGCAGGAAAGGCGACGCCGGGTCGGGGTCGGGGAGCGTGCGGCAGCCGATCCGCACGCGCTCTGCGAGCAGCTCCTCCTCCGCGGCCACGCCGGCGAAGAAATCGGCGGCGACGCCGCTGTGCTCCAGGTGTGTGCGCAGCCGGGCGATGGGATCCAGCGCACTCCACTGGTCGGTCAGGGCCGCATCGCGGTAGCGGCCGTCGTCGTCGGACGTGGTGTGCGGGTTGCGTCGGTACGTCATCGCCTCGATCAGCGTGGGGCCTTCTCCGGCCCTGGCTCGATCGAGCGCATCGACGGTCGCGGCGTGGCTGGCGACCACGTCGTTGCCGTCGACGCGCACCCCGCGGAAGCCGAATCCCTGGGCGCGCTGAGCGACCGAGACCCTGCTCTGCACGGAGTAGGGGGCGGAGATCGCCCACTGGTTGTTCTGGCAGAAGAAGACGATCGGCAGATTCTGCGCCGCCGCCCACACGAAGGCCTCGTTGGTCTCACCCTCGCTGAGTGCTCCGTCGCCGAGGAACACGAGCACGGCGCGATCGCGATCCGGGTCGCCGGTGCCGACGTCGCCGTCTCGCACGATGCCCATCGCGTAGCCGACGGCGTGCAGCGTCTGCGCGCCGATGACCAGTGTGTAGAGCGAGAAGTTGTTCTCGCGAGGATCCCAGCCGCCCAGGGTGGTGCCCCGGAACAGGCCGAGCAACTGCACGGGATCGACTCCGCGGCACCAGGCGACCGCGTGCTCGCGATACGTGGGGAAGGCGATGTCGCGGGGGCGGAGCGCGCGCCCGGCGCCCACCTGTGCGCCCTCCTGGCCGAGCATCGACGGCCACAGACCGAGCTCGCCCTGACGCTGGAGGGCGATCGCCTCGGTGTCGACACGGCGGCTGAGCACCATGTCGCGGTACATCACGAAGAGATCGCCGCCCGTTGCGGTCTCCCGGTGGAGCACCCCGTCGGGGCCGAGGCACGTGAAGAGATCGTCGTTCGGGGCGACCTCGGTCGCCTCTGGGTGCAGCATCGTCACGTCGCCATCTCCTTCGAAGCGGTCAACACGACTCGTCAGGTGATCATGTTGTGAAGCTACACTGACGTGAGCGGGTCCATAAGCGCAATTGATCTTTTTAGAACTAAGCGGTCTGTATAGTTACGGCCCGTCGACCACAACGGAGGTGGCGGCAATGATCAGTATCGATCGTCTCGACTCGGAGATCATCGGAAGGATGACCAGCCACGCCCGACCGGGAATCGCGGAGCTGGCCGGCGCCCTCGGGGTCGCGCGGAACACCGTGCAGTCGCGCCTGCGCCGTCTGGAGGAAGCGGGAGTGCTCGCCGGGCTCCACCCGATCGTCGACCTGGAAGCGGTCGGTGTGGCGGTGCAGGCCTTCGTCGCCCTCGAACTCGATCAGCGACGGCTCGCTCGGGTCGTCGAACAGCTCACCGAGATCGCCCAGGTGCTCGAGATCAACACGCAGGCAGGACGTGATGACCTGCTCGTGCGCGTCGGCGCGGTGACGCACCGTGATCTTCAGGCTGCTGTCACTCGGATGGTCGAGATCGAGGGGGTGCGCAGCACCGTCACGACCATGATCGTGTCGACTCCGTTGCCGTTGCGGACTCAGCCGCTGCTGGAGCACCTCACCGCGGAGTCGGGGTTCGGTCGTTCCACCCCCGCGCCGGAGTAGCTTCCCAGGGGTCGGGCCGCGTCGGGCGTGCACGACTTCGGAGATGAGCGGCGACTCGCCGTGGTGCCCGGGGTGATGGCGGTGTGTCGCCGCCGGGATCCGAAGCCGTGTGCAGCGACCGACGCCCCGCACAGGCTCGCCCCGCTCATGCCAGGGGCTCCGCAGCGGCCTCGCGGGCGGCCTTCGACGCGGGCGAGGCCGCACCGATCTTCCAGTACCCGCAGAAGCTGACCGCGTTCTTGTCGACACCGCGTTCGCCGACCAGGTGCTTGCGCACGCCGGACGCGAGCGACTGCTCGCCGGCGGCGTAGGCGTGGAACGGCCCCTCGGGCAGTGCCGTCATGCGGAGTGCGGCCAGGGCGAGCGCGCCCGGCCGCGCCTCATGTGGACGTGTGATCCAGACGACCTCGATGCCGGACGGATGCGGGAACACCAACGCATCCTCCTCCGCAGGCACCTCGATGATCGCGGTCCCCGTCGCATCCGCGGGGAG
This window harbors:
- a CDS encoding alpha-ketoacid dehydrogenase subunit beta, coding for MSTAIARALNDGLRSLLTEHDRVMLIGEDVGRLGGVFRVTDGLQQEFGELRVVDSPLGEAGIVGSAIGLAMAGYRPVCEIQFDGFVFPAMNQIITQLAKYRHRSEGMVSLPVVIRIPFGGGIGAIEHHSESPEAYFAHTAGLRVVCPSSAQEAFDLIRLAVQSEDPVVFLEPKHNYWLKGDVDRDATPLPLGTARVVRAGHDLTLVTYGALVPTAVKVAEEAALDGRSVEVIDLRSLSPIDDATILASVERTGRLVVAHEASQTAGLGAEIIARVQDALFYSMAAPGIRVTGYDTPYPASRLERDWLPGVDRMLDAIDRSFTY
- a CDS encoding thiamine pyrophosphate-dependent enzyme, which encodes MLHPEATEVAPNDDLFTCLGPDGVLHRETATGGDLFVMYRDMVLSRRVDTEAIALQRQGELGLWPSMLGQEGAQVGAGRALRPRDIAFPTYREHAVAWCRGVDPVQLLGLFRGTTLGGWDPRENNFSLYTLVIGAQTLHAVGYAMGIVRDGDVGTGDPDRDRAVLVFLGDGALSEGETNEAFVWAAAQNLPIVFFCQNNQWAISAPYSVQSRVSVAQRAQGFGFRGVRVDGNDVVASHAATVDALDRARAGEGPTLIEAMTYRRNPHTTSDDDGRYRDAALTDQWSALDPIARLRTHLEHSGVAADFFAGVAAEEELLAERVRIGCRTLPDPDPASPFLHTLAEMPAELAQQLDAHLAFVAAGEEVAS
- a CDS encoding Lrp/AsnC family transcriptional regulator, coding for MISIDRLDSEIIGRMTSHARPGIAELAGALGVARNTVQSRLRRLEEAGVLAGLHPIVDLEAVGVAVQAFVALELDQRRLARVVEQLTEIAQVLEINTQAGRDDLLVRVGAVTHRDLQAAVTRMVEIEGVRSTVTTMIVSTPLPLRTQPLLEHLTAESGFGRSTPAPE